The Verrucomicrobiota bacterium genome has a window encoding:
- a CDS encoding MFS transporter, with protein MPRPCWTVSWRGMGFRGTDENEFMTGQSKPGWWRWGVCGLLLLASTINYMDRQTLANASVRITKEFQLTQEQYGDLELAFGWAFAGGSLLFGVLADRMPVRWLYPMALLCWSVMGYLTGSVYTYEGLLWCRGLLGLFEAAHWPCALKTTQHLLESKDRTLGNSVLQSGTSIGAIITPLIMRAMLTEELGSWRPAFQWIAATGVLWIVLWFAAIRASDLPDHSRAAVASTGSGSFWHLLLDRRFAAVLVLVAMINTSWQTLRAWLPKFLMEGRGYAEKAALDFNALYYVATDVGCLAAGALTLALGRRGFGVHRARSITFLMAASLTALALFLPFLGKGPVLLMVLLAIGAGALGLFPCYYAWTQELSRVHQGKVSGLTGVAAWALSAPAQKGFGWLIDETKSFDLGLVVAGLLPLVGFGLFTLLWKEPNARLEPAKAV; from the coding sequence ATGCCGCGGCCTTGTTGGACCGTGTCCTGGCGTGGGATGGGGTTTCGTGGGACGGATGAGAACGAATTCATGACGGGTCAATCCAAACCCGGATGGTGGCGTTGGGGCGTCTGCGGACTGCTCCTGCTCGCCTCGACCATCAACTACATGGATCGGCAGACGCTGGCCAATGCCTCGGTGCGCATCACCAAGGAGTTTCAGTTGACCCAGGAGCAGTATGGCGATTTGGAATTGGCGTTTGGCTGGGCGTTTGCCGGGGGTTCGCTGCTTTTCGGCGTGCTGGCTGATCGAATGCCGGTGCGTTGGTTATATCCGATGGCATTGCTGTGCTGGTCGGTGATGGGATATCTGACGGGTTCGGTTTATACGTACGAAGGGTTGTTGTGGTGTCGGGGGTTGCTGGGATTGTTCGAGGCTGCGCACTGGCCTTGTGCCTTGAAGACCACGCAGCATCTTCTGGAGTCCAAGGATCGCACCTTGGGGAACAGCGTGCTTCAGAGCGGCACCTCGATTGGGGCTATTATTACGCCCTTGATCATGAGGGCGATGTTGACGGAGGAGCTTGGCAGTTGGCGTCCGGCGTTCCAGTGGATCGCCGCGACGGGTGTGCTTTGGATTGTGTTGTGGTTTGCAGCCATTCGGGCCTCGGATCTTCCGGATCACTCCCGTGCGGCGGTGGCTTCGACGGGGTCCGGCTCTTTTTGGCACCTTTTGTTGGATCGCCGGTTTGCGGCAGTATTAGTGCTGGTGGCGATGATCAACACCTCGTGGCAGACCTTGCGGGCGTGGCTGCCCAAGTTTTTGATGGAAGGGAGGGGTTACGCGGAGAAAGCGGCATTGGATTTCAACGCGTTGTATTATGTGGCGACGGACGTCGGGTGTTTGGCGGCCGGGGCGCTGACGCTGGCCTTGGGTCGCCGGGGATTCGGTGTGCATCGCGCGAGGTCCATTACCTTCCTGATGGCCGCTTCGCTGACGGCGCTGGCTTTGTTCCTTCCGTTTCTGGGGAAAGGTCCGGTGTTATTGATGGTCTTGTTGGCCATTGGGGCGGGGGCGCTGGGATTGTTTCCCTGTTATTACGCCTGGACTCAGGAATTGTCCCGGGTTCACCAAGGGAAGGTCAGCGGGTTAACGGGGGTGGCAGCCTGGGCCTTGAGTGCTCCGGCGCAGAAGGGGTTTGGGTGGTTGATCGACGAGACGAAGTCTTTTGACCTTGGATTGGTGGTGGCGGGATTGCTGCCGCTCGTGGGCTTCGGGTTGTTCACGTTGTTGTGGAAGGAGCCCAACGCCCGGCTTGAGCCGGCGAAGGCCGTCTGA
- a CDS encoding VCBS repeat-containing protein, translated as SQADGSFKEKVDYEGSLERLADVNGDGPMDMVMRLGTSLTVRLGRADGTFGDAIPSALPANVTPGSGDVATADFDGDGRPDLVVRSNSNFISNRGQAWQRLTVFLGRGKGRFDAGTTIRGGGFLGPITIAHLNGDQLPDLLVGNSIDFWVTVLLNEGPIAGNANRLDLALPAAAAGYEIQSSTNPGGPWTAMTEGSSRSIHGPARALQLETPGTHRFFRLRKP; from the coding sequence CAGTCAGGCGGATGGTTCGTTCAAAGAAAAAGTGGATTACGAAGGCAGCCTCGAACGGCTCGCGGACGTGAATGGAGACGGCCCAATGGACATGGTGATGCGTTTGGGAACCAGCCTGACCGTCCGGCTCGGGCGCGCCGACGGCACGTTCGGTGACGCCATCCCCTCCGCATTGCCGGCCAACGTCACGCCCGGCTCCGGCGATGTCGCGACCGCCGACTTCGACGGCGACGGACGCCCCGATCTCGTCGTGAGGAGCAACTCCAATTTCATCAGCAACCGCGGACAGGCTTGGCAGCGGTTGACCGTGTTCCTCGGCCGCGGCAAGGGCCGCTTCGACGCCGGCACCACCATCCGAGGCGGCGGATTCCTCGGCCCGATCACGATCGCCCACCTCAACGGCGATCAGCTCCCGGACCTCCTGGTGGGCAATTCCATCGATTTCTGGGTCACCGTTCTCTTGAACGAAGGCCCGATCGCGGGGAACGCAAATCGTCTGGACCTCGCCCTGCCCGCCGCCGCCGCAGGCTACGAAATCCAATCCAGCACCAATCCAGGCGGCCCCTGGACAGCGATGACTGAAGGTTCATCGCGCTCCATCCACGGCCCGGCCAGAGCGCTTCAGCTCGAGACGCCCGGAACCCATCGGTTCTTCCGGTTGCGCAAACCTTGA
- the lpxK gene encoding tetraacyldisaccharide 4'-kinase: MRDAIQEWIENAETFVLEVIFEQRKGKRAVCLRAFLFALSKVFQAAVRTRLFLYNVRIFRDTTLGVQVIAVGNLTVGGTGKTPVVEKFARELQDQGRHVAILSRGYRSKPPPLGRRMLNKLMLQEDRTPPRVVSDGKSLLLDSETAGDEPYMLASNLKDVVVLVDKDRVKSGRYAIEKFGCDTLLLDDGYQYWKLRGRRTDIVLIDCQQPFGNERMLPRGTLREPPSHLARASTVFITKSTGDTQALRARITALNPHAGIIECVHHPLYFEDVFTGEQHGLDLIRGRKVASLSGIAQPESFEQSLVGLGAELVYAKRFADHHRYTQQEVLNAINRGKKRQAEVILTTQKDAVRFPKIDRRDVPIYFMRVEINIISGAKDFQDCVRQICFR, translated from the coding sequence GTGCGAGACGCGATACAGGAATGGATTGAGAATGCGGAAACTTTCGTGCTCGAGGTTATTTTCGAGCAGCGCAAAGGGAAGCGAGCCGTCTGTTTGCGCGCGTTTCTGTTCGCTCTGTCCAAGGTGTTTCAAGCCGCCGTACGGACGCGGCTGTTCCTCTACAATGTCCGCATTTTTCGCGACACAACGCTGGGGGTTCAAGTGATTGCGGTGGGGAATTTGACGGTCGGGGGCACGGGAAAAACGCCGGTGGTCGAGAAGTTCGCGCGCGAGTTGCAGGATCAAGGCCGCCATGTGGCGATTTTGTCTCGCGGGTATCGCTCCAAACCGCCGCCGCTCGGCCGGAGGATGTTGAACAAGCTCATGCTCCAGGAAGATCGCACCCCGCCGCGGGTGGTGTCTGACGGCAAGTCGCTCTTGCTCGATTCGGAGACGGCGGGGGATGAGCCCTACATGCTGGCTTCGAATTTAAAGGACGTGGTGGTTTTGGTGGACAAGGACCGGGTTAAAAGCGGGCGTTACGCGATCGAGAAATTCGGATGCGACACGCTGCTGCTCGACGACGGATATCAATACTGGAAACTGAGAGGACGCAGGACGGACATTGTGTTGATCGATTGCCAGCAGCCGTTTGGCAATGAACGGATGCTACCGAGGGGAACGTTGCGCGAGCCGCCTTCGCATCTGGCGCGGGCCTCGACGGTTTTTATCACCAAAAGTACCGGGGACACCCAAGCGTTGAGGGCGCGCATCACGGCGTTGAATCCCCACGCCGGAATCATCGAGTGCGTTCATCATCCGCTGTACTTTGAGGACGTGTTTACGGGGGAGCAGCACGGACTCGATTTGATCCGCGGGCGAAAAGTGGCCTCGTTGAGCGGCATCGCCCAGCCCGAGTCCTTTGAGCAGAGCTTGGTGGGGCTGGGCGCCGAATTGGTGTATGCCAAGCGGTTTGCCGATCATCATCGATACACCCAGCAAGAGGTGCTCAACGCGATCAACCGGGGCAAGAAGCGCCAGGCGGAAGTCATACTCACGACGCAGAAAGACGCGGTGCGATTTCCCAAGATCGACCGGCGCGATGTTCCGATCTATTTCATGCGGGTGGAAATTAACATTATCAGCGGGGCCAAGGACTTTCAGGATTGCGTCCGCCAGATTTGCTTCCGGTGA
- the waaF gene encoding lipopolysaccharide heptosyltransferase II, giving the protein MDSPRPRPNDLVQKNPSGLSSPAVQSHLLVRGLNWLGDAVMSLPALAALREAFPGIRISVAAPEKLTELYAMGEGVDAVIPLGNKPGLLVTARRLREAGADTALVLPNSPRSALEAWCAGIPRRVGIRRLWRNLLLTDAVAPRDEERRMVKLSASEIERLLGGETTRSLPAVESHHVFHYLHLAGALGAGGDPRAPRLRIREEERLLCWQRWMPKEGGLDKLKWLGVNPGAEYGPAKRWPAEKFGEAVAEFLGARRAGVFLFGGPGDVETAASVERVLRRQGHGGYGGPVLNLAGRTDLRSLILLMASCRVVLTNDSGPMHVAAAAGARVVALFGSTSPELTGPGLPGDSRHVCLREPTPCSPCFLRTCPVDFRCLGRLEVGRVVKAMLHQWDEAG; this is encoded by the coding sequence ATGGACTCGCCGAGGCCTCGTCCTAACGACCTCGTGCAAAAGAATCCGTCAGGATTAAGTTCGCCCGCGGTGCAATCCCATCTGCTGGTGCGCGGACTGAACTGGCTTGGGGACGCGGTGATGTCGCTGCCCGCGCTGGCCGCATTGCGCGAGGCGTTTCCGGGAATCCGGATTTCCGTGGCGGCGCCGGAGAAGCTGACGGAGCTTTACGCCATGGGGGAAGGGGTGGACGCCGTGATTCCACTCGGAAACAAGCCGGGCTTGCTGGTCACGGCGCGGCGGTTGCGCGAGGCGGGTGCGGACACGGCGCTGGTGCTGCCGAATTCGCCGCGTTCCGCGTTGGAGGCGTGGTGCGCGGGCATTCCGCGTCGTGTTGGGATTCGCCGTCTGTGGAGGAATTTATTGCTTACGGATGCGGTCGCTCCGCGCGACGAGGAACGGCGGATGGTGAAGCTGAGCGCGAGCGAAATAGAACGACTCCTTGGGGGGGAAACTACGCGCTCGTTGCCCGCCGTGGAAAGTCATCATGTGTTTCATTACCTGCATTTGGCGGGTGCCCTGGGAGCAGGTGGTGATCCACGCGCACCGCGTCTGCGCATTCGCGAGGAGGAACGGTTGCTGTGTTGGCAACGATGGATGCCCAAGGAGGGGGGCTTGGACAAACTGAAGTGGCTCGGGGTGAATCCGGGGGCGGAGTATGGTCCCGCCAAGCGCTGGCCGGCGGAAAAGTTTGGCGAAGCTGTGGCGGAATTCTTGGGGGCTCGCCGAGCCGGGGTCTTTCTGTTCGGTGGACCTGGTGATGTTGAGACAGCGGCAAGTGTGGAGCGTGTCCTGCGGCGGCAGGGGCATGGGGGTTATGGCGGGCCCGTGTTGAATCTGGCTGGGCGGACAGACTTGAGGTCGCTGATTCTGTTGATGGCGAGTTGCCGGGTGGTGTTGACGAACGACTCGGGGCCGATGCATGTGGCGGCGGCGGCAGGGGCGAGGGTGGTGGCGTTGTTTGGGAGCACGTCGCCGGAACTGACCGGGCCGGGGTTGCCGGGAGACTCGCGCCACGTTTGTCTGCGTGAACCGACGCCTTGTTCGCCGTGTTTTTTGAGAACGTGTCCGGTCGATTTTCGGTGCCTGGGGCGGCTTGAGGTTGGGCGCGTTGTGAAGGCGATGCTTCATCAGTGGGATGAGGCGGGGTGA
- a CDS encoding Rrf2 family transcriptional regulator, which translates to MQLSLFSDYSLRVLIYGALKGESFRVDEVSRAYGISRHHLAKVVQRLARLGYLATRRGRGGGLELALPAAEVRLGALVRATEVQAVLVECFDPLRNTCPINGVCRLKGFLAEAQEAFYQALDRHTLCDLVRGSARPGLEHLLLRNRAEGSLGRRRLRGRSV; encoded by the coding sequence ATGCAATTGAGTCTATTCAGCGATTATTCGCTTCGGGTGCTCATCTACGGCGCGCTCAAGGGGGAGTCGTTCCGGGTGGACGAGGTCAGCCGCGCTTACGGCATTTCGCGGCATCACCTTGCCAAGGTGGTGCAGCGGCTCGCGCGGCTGGGTTATCTGGCAACGCGCCGCGGGCGGGGTGGTGGACTGGAACTGGCACTTCCCGCCGCTGAAGTGCGACTGGGCGCGTTGGTGCGGGCGACGGAAGTCCAGGCGGTGTTGGTGGAATGCTTTGATCCGCTTCGGAATACTTGTCCTATCAACGGGGTGTGCCGATTGAAGGGTTTTTTGGCGGAGGCCCAGGAGGCATTTTACCAGGCGTTGGACCGCCATACGCTCTGCGACCTTGTGCGGGGAAGTGCCCGGCCGGGTTTGGAGCACCTGCTCCTGCGGAACCGGGCGGAAGGGTCCCTGGGCCGGCGGCGCTTGAGGGGGCGGAGCGTTTAG
- a CDS encoding creatininase family protein has translation MRLAEMTWPAVAALPKSTPILIPVAALEQHGHHMPLFTDSLLLGEVVRRLEESHGMRALFAPLTWLGNSEHHLDFAGTLSASPRVYLDLLGDVASNFLHHGFTRILFLNGHGGNDVPGRQAVFELRQRFRQRQDLLLLFATYWLIPSKPREWPANFAQQQMGHACEWETSMMLRIQPHLVASNFRDVAPVPFGNPFEPAARGWVTQDRSKPGHIGQPGLASAEKGEVLLATFAADAAALLDRVLAWDGVSWDG, from the coding sequence ATGCGCCTTGCTGAAATGACTTGGCCGGCGGTTGCCGCCTTGCCGAAATCGACTCCCATCCTGATCCCGGTGGCCGCGTTGGAGCAACATGGCCATCACATGCCGTTGTTCACGGATAGTCTGCTTTTGGGGGAAGTGGTGCGGCGGTTGGAGGAGTCGCACGGGATGAGGGCTCTTTTCGCCCCCTTGACGTGGCTCGGAAACTCGGAACATCACTTGGATTTTGCGGGCACCCTCTCGGCCAGTCCCAGAGTGTATTTGGATCTTCTCGGCGATGTGGCGTCCAATTTCCTTCACCATGGATTCACCCGGATTCTATTCCTCAACGGCCATGGGGGGAACGATGTGCCGGGCCGGCAGGCGGTGTTCGAGCTCAGGCAGCGGTTCCGGCAGCGGCAGGATTTGCTGCTGCTGTTCGCCACGTATTGGCTGATACCCTCCAAGCCGCGCGAGTGGCCGGCGAACTTCGCGCAACAGCAGATGGGACACGCCTGCGAATGGGAAACGTCGATGATGCTGCGCATTCAGCCGCACTTGGTGGCCTCGAATTTTCGGGACGTTGCGCCGGTTCCCTTTGGAAATCCGTTCGAGCCGGCTGCGCGCGGTTGGGTGACACAGGATCGATCGAAGCCCGGGCACATTGGCCAGCCTGGTTTGGCGAGCGCGGAGAAGGGCGAGGTTTTGCTGGCCACTTTTGCGGCGGATGCCGCGGCCTTGTTGGACCGTGTCCTGGCGTGGGATGGGGTTTCGTGGGACGGATGA
- a CDS encoding group 1 truncated hemoglobin: MPLQWSVLVSSALTAAILASASPAQAQPASQPASSQINTVCPISGKPANPKITAVYEERTYAFADETCRTQFKEARQNSLYHKLGGKAAIDAAVESFYVKVLADARIKHFFEDVNMNRQRRKQKEFLSAAFGGPIPWTGKDLRKAHANLPGLNDTHFNAVAEHLQKTLEELKVPKELIDQVMAIAASTRKDVLNR, from the coding sequence ATGCCCCTCCAATGGTCCGTCCTCGTCTCCAGTGCTCTCACCGCGGCGATCCTGGCCTCCGCCTCCCCGGCGCAGGCCCAGCCCGCAAGCCAACCCGCCTCCTCCCAGATCAACACGGTCTGCCCCATCAGCGGCAAACCCGCCAATCCCAAGATCACCGCGGTCTACGAAGAGCGGACCTATGCGTTCGCCGATGAAACGTGCCGCACCCAATTCAAGGAGGCCCGGCAAAACAGCCTCTACCACAAACTCGGAGGCAAGGCCGCCATCGACGCCGCCGTGGAGTCCTTCTACGTCAAAGTGCTCGCGGATGCCCGCATCAAGCACTTCTTCGAAGACGTCAACATGAACCGCCAGCGCCGGAAGCAGAAGGAATTCCTGAGTGCAGCCTTTGGCGGACCCATCCCTTGGACCGGCAAGGACCTGCGGAAAGCTCACGCGAATCTGCCCGGCCTCAACGACACACACTTCAACGCCGTGGCCGAACATCTCCAAAAAACCCTCGAAGAGCTGAAAGTCCCCAAAGAATTGATCGACCAAGTCATGGCCATTGCCGCCAGCACTCGCAAGGATGTCTTGAACCGCTAA
- a CDS encoding TVP38/TMEM64 family protein: MRQPSDDDQRRRPAVWKWVWAALLVLCAIGLAAKVSPQEGLKQMLDLAARLGGWGPVLYIAVYTLAAVFFIPGSVLTLGAGAVFGLGWGSLYSSAAATLGATAAFGVGRYLARDWVARRVERNPRFAALDRAVAAEGWKIVGLTRLSPLFPYTLLNYAFGLTRVGWRDYIFFSWLGMLPGTVMYVYLGSVARAAVSEGTRTAGEWGVFGIGFVATVGVTVAMTRLAKKALEHKGAA, translated from the coding sequence ATGCGACAACCCTCGGATGATGATCAGCGTCGGCGGCCGGCCGTATGGAAGTGGGTTTGGGCGGCTCTGCTGGTGCTTTGCGCGATCGGGCTGGCTGCGAAGGTCTCGCCGCAAGAGGGGTTGAAGCAGATGCTTGATCTTGCGGCCCGGCTTGGAGGTTGGGGCCCGGTTCTTTACATTGCGGTGTACACGCTCGCGGCGGTGTTTTTCATTCCCGGATCCGTGCTCACGCTGGGGGCGGGAGCGGTTTTTGGGCTGGGCTGGGGGTCGTTGTATTCCAGCGCGGCGGCCACGTTAGGTGCCACCGCGGCCTTTGGTGTCGGGCGTTATCTGGCGAGGGATTGGGTGGCGCGGCGCGTGGAGCGGAATCCGCGATTCGCCGCCTTGGATCGAGCGGTGGCCGCGGAGGGGTGGAAAATCGTGGGATTGACGCGGTTATCGCCGCTGTTTCCCTACACGTTATTGAATTATGCTTTTGGACTCACGCGGGTGGGCTGGCGGGACTACATCTTTTTTTCCTGGCTGGGCATGCTGCCGGGAACGGTGATGTACGTTTATCTGGGGTCCGTGGCGAGGGCAGCCGTGAGTGAGGGGACGCGGACCGCGGGCGAATGGGGGGTGTTCGGCATTGGGTTCGTTGCCACCGTGGGCGTTACCGTTGCGATGACGCGCCTGGCGAAAAAAGCTTTGGAGCACAAAGGCGCGGCATGA
- a CDS encoding DNA translocase FtsK, translated as MARKDTADLEARTHGVREVFGIVLLSAALLLLVAIFSYDPNDVGMNTVAPNANPSNWIGPFGAWLGAGCFMLAGAAAYFFPPLLLIFGLAQFFDALAFLRRRWWWCLALLIPFMGLLDLYRPLFPALETLRVRLNAPGPGGLGGMLLNEKFAFGLFGKVGSTILYVTLYLIGLIYLSDFQVFAWIKALKERQARMKEEMLREGLAQAVPDLENESESAPAKTASPSSKKSRAAESAQEGAENPGLGADLQPVPEPTVRDLSVPQFKVGKASEAKSVAASPAAKAFEKEEAPPPGPAPAAMIIPAREVRAASTADVLGQAEHSPTATVSDLEPAIPPEPAPPAFPSVSETPPPVPAAAPLPARPRPAPRKPKPITVASAPMIGNYRLPPLDYLHHPDPNVRPTESKEELMSNARLMQQTLAQFDIEVALGDITKGPTITRYELHPAPGVKLERIAGLSNNIAAALKAERINILAPVPGKSSVGVEVPNAVKTKVIMRDLLESDEWIHSKARIPLALGKDVYGQPIIADLAEMPHLLIAGSTGSGKSVCINAIVASLLYKFSPDQLRFVMIDPKVVELQQYNSLPHLVVPVVNDPKKVILALRWVVNEMEKRYQIFARVGVRNIKSFNERPKDKPLPARQPELPLTARKEKIEPGADGFAVELDEEIVVPRDDDIVIPERLSYIVVIIDELADLMLVAPADVEMAIARITQMARAAGIHCIVATQRPSVDVITGVIKANIPARIAFQVAAKVDSRTILDAMGADKLLGKGDMLYLPPGSAKLIRAQGVLITDGEIQAVVDSITAQGKPSYEVEIHQQLSKPAPMMDDEGGAGGDEDEDLIEQCIEVIRTEKKASVSLLQRRLRLGYTRAARIMDGLEERGIVGPSKGAEPRDILIDLDVEVPPGGRDEMSGPIA; from the coding sequence ATGGCTCGCAAGGATACCGCCGATCTCGAAGCGCGAACGCACGGGGTGCGCGAGGTTTTCGGCATTGTTCTGTTGAGTGCCGCGCTGTTGTTGTTGGTCGCCATTTTCTCCTACGATCCGAACGACGTGGGGATGAACACGGTGGCGCCCAACGCGAATCCGAGCAATTGGATTGGTCCCTTTGGAGCTTGGCTGGGGGCGGGATGTTTCATGCTGGCCGGGGCGGCCGCCTACTTTTTTCCCCCTCTGCTTTTGATTTTCGGATTGGCGCAGTTTTTTGACGCCCTCGCGTTTCTTCGCCGTCGCTGGTGGTGGTGTCTGGCGCTCCTCATTCCTTTCATGGGGTTGCTGGATCTTTACCGCCCGCTTTTTCCGGCGCTGGAGACGTTGCGCGTGCGTTTGAACGCGCCGGGTCCTGGCGGGCTTGGGGGGATGTTGCTGAACGAGAAGTTTGCCTTCGGCCTCTTTGGCAAGGTGGGGTCCACGATTCTTTATGTGACCCTTTATCTCATCGGGCTCATTTATCTTTCGGATTTTCAAGTGTTCGCCTGGATCAAAGCGTTGAAGGAGCGGCAGGCGCGAATGAAGGAGGAGATGCTCCGTGAGGGGTTGGCCCAGGCGGTTCCTGATTTGGAGAACGAATCCGAATCCGCTCCGGCCAAGACCGCTTCGCCGAGTTCGAAGAAGTCCAGGGCGGCCGAGTCTGCGCAAGAGGGCGCCGAGAATCCCGGTTTGGGGGCGGATTTGCAGCCGGTGCCGGAGCCTACCGTGAGGGATTTGAGCGTGCCTCAATTCAAAGTGGGGAAGGCTTCCGAGGCGAAGTCTGTTGCCGCTTCTCCGGCGGCCAAGGCGTTTGAAAAGGAAGAGGCGCCACCTCCCGGGCCGGCCCCGGCGGCGATGATTATTCCAGCCCGCGAAGTGCGTGCGGCATCCACTGCAGACGTTCTGGGCCAGGCGGAACATTCGCCAACGGCAACGGTATCGGACTTGGAGCCTGCGATCCCACCGGAGCCTGCTCCGCCGGCATTCCCGTCGGTTTCGGAAACGCCGCCCCCGGTGCCGGCGGCGGCTCCTTTGCCGGCGAGGCCGCGTCCGGCGCCTCGCAAGCCCAAGCCCATCACGGTGGCCTCGGCGCCCATGATCGGGAATTATCGGCTGCCGCCCCTGGATTACTTGCATCATCCGGACCCCAACGTTCGACCGACTGAATCGAAAGAGGAGTTGATGAGCAATGCCCGGCTGATGCAGCAGACGCTCGCCCAATTCGATATCGAGGTTGCGCTGGGCGACATCACCAAAGGCCCCACCATCACGCGGTACGAGCTGCATCCGGCGCCGGGGGTCAAACTTGAGCGCATTGCGGGACTCAGCAACAACATCGCGGCGGCTTTGAAAGCCGAGCGGATCAACATCCTGGCTCCGGTTCCCGGGAAAAGTTCTGTGGGCGTGGAAGTGCCCAACGCGGTCAAGACCAAGGTCATCATGCGAGACCTGTTGGAGTCCGACGAGTGGATTCATTCGAAAGCGCGGATCCCGCTCGCGTTGGGCAAGGATGTGTACGGCCAGCCGATCATTGCTGATTTGGCGGAGATGCCGCACTTATTGATTGCCGGCAGCACGGGGTCTGGAAAATCGGTTTGCATCAACGCCATTGTGGCCTCGTTGCTCTACAAGTTTTCCCCCGACCAGCTGCGGTTCGTGATGATCGATCCGAAGGTGGTGGAGTTGCAGCAGTACAACTCGCTGCCGCATCTCGTGGTGCCGGTAGTCAACGATCCCAAGAAGGTTATTCTGGCGCTGCGCTGGGTGGTCAACGAGATGGAGAAGCGCTACCAGATTTTTGCCCGTGTTGGCGTGCGGAACATCAAATCCTTCAACGAACGACCCAAGGACAAGCCGCTGCCCGCGCGCCAGCCGGAATTGCCCCTGACAGCGCGCAAGGAGAAGATCGAGCCGGGGGCGGATGGATTTGCGGTGGAATTGGACGAGGAAATCGTGGTCCCGCGCGATGACGACATCGTGATACCCGAGCGGCTCAGCTACATTGTGGTGATCATCGACGAGCTGGCGGACTTGATGCTGGTGGCTCCGGCGGACGTGGAAATGGCCATTGCCCGCATCACCCAGATGGCCCGGGCCGCGGGGATTCATTGCATTGTGGCGACGCAGCGTCCGAGCGTGGATGTCATCACGGGGGTGATTAAAGCGAACATTCCGGCGCGCATCGCGTTTCAAGTCGCGGCCAAAGTCGATTCGCGCACGATTCTCGACGCGATGGGCGCGGACAAGCTGCTGGGGAAAGGAGACATGCTTTACCTGCCGCCGGGGTCGGCGAAGCTCATTCGCGCCCAGGGCGTGCTCATCACCGACGGGGAAATCCAGGCGGTGGTGGACAGCATTACGGCCCAGGGAAAACCCAGCTACGAGGTCGAGATTCACCAGCAGCTTTCGAAGCCGGCTCCGATGATGGACGACGAGGGCGGTGCGGGTGGCGATGAGGACGAGGATTTGATCGAACAATGCATCGAAGTCATTCGAACCGAGAAGAAGGCGAGCGTGTCGCTTCTGCAGCGGCGTTTGCGCCTGGGCTACACGCGAGCGGCACGCATTATGGATGGTCTTGAAGAACGCGGCATCGTGGGACCGAGCAAGGGTGCGGAGCCGCGCGATATTCTGATCGACCTTGACGTTGAGGTCCCGCCGGGCGGCCGGGATGAAATGTCTGGTCCCATCGCCTGA